From the genome of Vibrio orientalis CIP 102891 = ATCC 33934:
AGCACAAACTTGGCTGGAAGCTTAACTGCAACCATCCATGCCGAAGAACCAGACTACCCTATTGCTTCTCGACTGCTTGATGAACTTGAAGAGGTCGCAGGTCGTATCGTCTTTAATGGCTGGCCTACCGGTGTTGAAGTCAGTTATGCCATGGTGCACGGCGGTCCTTACCCAGCTTCAACTATGCCAGCCAGTACCTCTGTTGGTGCTGAGGCAATCAAACGTTGGTTAAGACCGGTTGCCTATCAATCAGTACCAGAAGCCCTTTTACCCGACGCCCTTAAATCACAAAACCCGCTCAGTGTTCGCCAATCGGTGGATGGGAAATAGGCTTAATAAGGCCAAAAACAATACAGCCTGCTACATTGAGCAGGCTGTTTCTTAGATCAAACCGATTAGGTTTTCACTGGTATATTACCAACCGTAGTAGCTCTTTTGAGCGTAACAAGTCGACGTTTTTAGATTATCAGGGCTTTGATCGTTAACCTTAACTGACCAAACGTTGGTTGAATCTTGAACGGTAGGAACCTGAATACCATTGATACTCGCATTCATATACTTAGCATAGGCATTGTAGTATGAAGCACGTTGAGTTGGACCAGTATGGTAAGACGCAGCCTTATTACACTCTAATCCACCGTTCACAATGTTAGTCACTGTGCCTAAACGGTAGGAGATAACAGCCTCATCGTAAGACTCACCTTCAGCCGTAACAATACTGCCGCCATCATTACGTTGTGGTAACCCTAACTCTTGGCTACTGCTTGAGACGTGAGTGATGTTACCCATCATGACATCATGCGATGATGGTTTTGCACCTTGCGGCGTCATCCAGAACCAAATACCCGATAAGATCGATAAATCCCCTTGGTTTGCGACATAATCTGGACGTTTCAACAAGGTATCACGTTCAGTGATCAAATCACGCATCATGCCATTGTCATACAACCAGTAGCTAAACGCACCATAGTTATAGTTCCAAGACAGCTGAATAATACCTCGACCATAGTAAGAGCGCCCTTCAGCTGGTGGGTAAGCGGTAGAGCCAGCATCAACATAGTTAATTGCCGGGCTAGTACCGTCAGGGTTAGTTGAGTATCCCACTTCTTCAACCCAGTAAAGTGCACCTTTCCAAACAATGCCAGCGTCTTTATCGTTCACGATCCATGGCGCGGGAGCATTGTCCCACGAGCCAGAAGTCTCTCGCGATGATTTCGCCCAAAAGCTTGTAAATTCTAGAGCTTGCTGAGACTTAGTCCCTTCATTCAGGAACTGTTTGTAGCCTTTACTTTCCGCCCACGTATTGTACTCCAGTACCGCACGCTTGAATGCGTCTAGATTAAATGTATCTTTAGAACCATCAGCGAGAGCAAATGGAGGTTGGTTACGAGCTCCCCCTCCCATGTTGTAGCGACCAGAACGCATAGGGAAGAACCAATCCCAATGTTCGTTAGTTAGCTCACTCAAGAATTCATAGCCATCGGCTGGCAGGTCGGTAGGTGGATCAATAACAGGAGTCTCTGGGTCTGGTGTTACCGGCACTTCCGGTTCTGGATCTGGAGTAACAGGTAACTCAGGTTCAGGCGTGACTGGCACTTCTGGCTCAGGTTCCGGAACCACTCCATCAACAACTTGCCAAGGGGTTTCCCAATCCTGCAGCGTTCCACCACTAGATACCGTCAGCACTGGCTTGTCACCTTTCGTCCAGTATCTTGCTTCAAACAATAACGTTGAGCCGTCAATCGTATAGCTGACTCTGTCCCCAGCAACATAAGCCGTTGTCGAGTTCCAAAATTCACCTGGTAATTCTGGATCTGGAGTAACCGGGATTTCTGGCTCTGGCTCTGGCTCTGGCTCTGGCTCTGGCTCTGGAATGATTGGTAGTTCCGGCTCTGGGTCCGGTGTAACAGGAGTTTCAGGATCTGTTGTCTCCGGTGGTTCTGGATCAGGGTCAGGAGTCACTGGCGGAGTCACATCATCAGAGACCCCATCGATTTGGGTCCACGGCGTTTCCCAATCTTGAACCGTTCCACCATTCGAAACAGTCAGGGCTGGTTCACTACCTTGAGTCCAGTATTTAGCTTCGAAATAAAGCTCCTCTCCATTGATCGAATGCTTTACTTGATCCCCCGCGTTGTAAGCCGACGAACTGAGCCAATTATTCACAGTCACGGATTCAGGCAAATAGTGGCCTAAAATATCAGTTTCGCTAACCAACTCCCATGCTCCATTTCCGTCGGTAAAACTTGGCGATTCACCTTTCACCCACCACTTATTCTTGAATACCCCCCAGCGTTGGCCATCGGTAAACTTTACGCTCGAATCTGCATGTTCATACGTTTTATTAACATCAAACACAGGTAGTTGGTCCCAACCAGAATAGATTTCACGTTGCGCTGCTTGTTTCGCAAAGATTCTCTCATTACTCAGGCTATGGTTGTACACAGCTATCGATTCTACGTTAGGTACCGTTTTACTGCTTGGGGCAGTATTTGGTAACGCATATGCGCCCGTAGAAATAAGCCCCGTAGCTATCAGTGTTAACGTCAATTTATTCAGACTTAAGTTTTTGTTTTCCATGCTTAAACTCCCTATAAACCTAAGATTGTGGAGAGTTAACTATATTGGCCAGCGCAGTACATAGGCACAGAAATTAATCAATTGGAGTGATATGACGAAACTGAGAGCGATATATGGAAGCAGCCTAACAAAGAGCATGAATTATAATGATTGATAAACGCACTCCGGCGCAAAAAAATTCATTTAATTGACATTATACTCAGCAACAACTAATTCTTAATAAGCAATCAATTTCTTATTGCAAGCTGAAACAATGTCAGGAGAGCGCTATGGATAGCAATATTCAGTTTTACGAACCGGAAGACGCCTACGGATTTCTTTCCAATTTTTTCCATTCTCCAATTAACATCGATGGTCAGACTTGGCCTACAAGTGAGCATTACTACCAAGCACAGAAGTTCGTTGATCCAGAGATCTATGGCCAAATTCAACACAGTAAAACGCCAGATCGCGCATTTGAGCTAAGTCGTGAGTTTAAACAAAAAGAACGAACTGACTGGCTCGATATTCGACTCGATGTGATGCGCTTTATCGTCACAGAAAAGTTTAGCCAGAACCCATTATTGGCGTTTAAATTGATCGAAACTGGCGAGGCAACCCTCACTGAGCATTCACATAAGGATGCTTTTTGGGGCGATGGGGAAGATGGGCAAGGTAACAATCACCTCGGCAAGATTTTAATGTCTGTGCGTCAACGGTTGCAAAACAGTACCCCTTACAACCTAATTCAATTTGTTGATAAAGCTAAGCTGCCAACCAAATGGGGCACCTTTGAAATGCACGGTTTTATTGAACGTGAAACAGGTAAAGAACACTTAGCGCTGGTCTACGGTGATATCTCTTCCGTGGAAGCGCCGTTGATTCGCCTACATTCCGAATGCTTAACCGGTGATGCATTGTTTAGTACTCGTTGTGACTGCGGCTTCCAACTCGATAGAGCTCTGCAAAACATCACCGACGAAGGTGCGGGCGTTTTACTCTACTTACGTCAGGAAGGTCGTGGTATTGGGTTGATCAACAAAATTCGAGCTTATCACTTGCAAGATAAAGGCGCCGATACCGTTGAGGCCAACGAGCAATTAGGCTTTGCCGCCGACATGAGAGACTACCGATTTTGTCGAGGAATGCTCAGCTATCTAGGCATCGATACTGTACGCCTGATGACCAATAACCCACGTAAGGTGAAAGCGCTAGAGCAAGCTGAGATTGTTATCCAAGAGCGAGTGCCACTGCAGGAAGGCATTAATACCAATAACCAGTTCTACCTTGAAACCAAAGCCGCTAAGCTAGGCCATCTTTTTGATCGCCAGTTTATTAAGCAATAAAGTCTTTTGAATAAATGAGAGCCTTGACGATTCAGGCTCTCATTGCTGCCTAAAACCTGACACAAGCTCACTCTCAGCATTACCAACTATTGACCTATCCCCCAAAAAACAGCCCACTGGCACGTTGTTCATTCACATTCTCCGACAAAATAGTATATTGAATACAATATTGAAGACGTACTACTGGAGACTTGGATGTCACAACCTGTTTTTAAAACTCGAACCCAATTAGTCGAAGAAGCGATTCGAACTAAAATTCTCAAAGGGGAGTTGAAAACTGGTCAGCCTTTGCGCCAAGACGCACTGGCTAAAGAGTTTAACGTTAGCCGTATCCCCGTTCGCGAAGCCTTAATGCAGCTAGAAGCACAAGGATTGGTCAGCTTTGAAGCTCATAAAGGAGCAACGGTTACCGAACTCTCCCCAGACAAGATTGACGAGTTGTTTGAGCTAAGAGCAGTGGTTGAGTGCCACATTTTGGAGCGCGCGATTCAAAAGATGACTGACGAAGACCTCGCCAAAGCTAACGCCATTCGCGAACGCTTTGATGACGTGGTAAGTCGAGGTGATGAAGTCGAAGAGTGGAGCAACTACAACTATGAGCTGCATAAAGCGCTCTACGCTCCTGCTGATATGCCAGAGACCATGGACGTCATCTATAACCTCAACACCAAGTGTGACCGCTATATTCGTATGCAGTTATTGTTTACCGAAGGCACTGTCAAAGCGGACAAAGAGCACCAAGCGCTACTGGAAATGTGTCAGAATCGTGATATCGAAGGTGCGAAATATATGCTTAAGAAACACATTCTTGAAGCGGGGGCCGCCATTCGCGATTTGTTGCTAGAACGCCATAACGACCCATCCTAATGGAGTAGCCCGTATGCATATTGGTCCTGAGTTTTTATTAGCCGCAATTCGCCTTAAGATCAAAGAAGAAGGCTTATGCTACAGTGCTTTGTCTGAGAAAACGGGTATTCCACTCTCTACGATAAAGCGGCATTTGCATAACCCTTCCCTTGGGCTAGATAAGATCCTCATCTATACCAATCACCTCAATACGGATCTAAAAGAGCTGTCCGAGATTGCAATTCAAATCCAGCGTGATAACGAACAGTTCTTATCTGGTGAGCAAAATGCCTTATTCGTTGAACATCCTTATCTACTCGACTTTATCTACCTTGTTACCTCTTGTAATCTGACTCCTGAAGAAGTGGCGCAAACGTACCAGCTCTCTGAAACCAGTTTACGCTTTTATCTCAGCATTGCCGAAGTGCTCGGTTACATCGAAAACCTCGGCGACAAAGTGTTCTACCGCTCAGGGCGTCGCTTCATTATGGAAGAAGGCACCGCCCTAGACACACTGTTTAAGCGCCGATTTGAACAAATTTCGATGGCAGATAACACGCTCTCTCAGGTTTGCCATGCGCGGGTTAGATTAACACCCGAGCAAAGGTTAAAGCTTGAACAAGAAGTAGATCAGAAAATAGGCGAGATGCATGCGGCCAATAGCGCTAATGGTACAGGTGAGTTAACGAATGTACTTTTCCGCAATATTCCGGGCCAACAAATCTTTTTTTCTGATGGCCTACCAGAAATCAATGGAGAGCTTCTCAAACAAGTCTCCGCACGTTTTCGCAGCACCTAGTCTATTGATAAATAGCCGCTGTGATCTGACAGCGGTTTCAATACATTTGGCTGACTAAATTTTATTCAGTCTCAAAAACTAAGACCGCTGGTCTCTGCTTCTGCCACCTTGTTGCAAACATGTTAAATAGTGTTTGTTTGAGCATTTTATACAATATACATTCACCTCATCCCTAGTGGTGAAATGTCGGTTAATACCAAACCGTTCATGGCGTTAACCTCCCCTCCCATTTCGCCATAGGGTCACTCCTATAAGGAAATAACGAGGAAGCTATGAAAGCAAAAAAACTGATCGCATTAAGTGCTATTGCTGCGGCATTTATGGCAGGCAATACCATCGCGAAGCCCTACCCGGCAGGAACACAACTGGCAGACAAACAAGAAATCGTGCTTAACAACGGCGCTGAGGTCACATCGATTGATCCAGCAAAACAAGCTGCAGAGCCAGCCTTCAACTTAGGTCGCGACCTATTTGAAGGACTAACGATTCAAGATAAACAAGGTAAAACCATTCCCGGGATTGCTGAAAGTTGGCAGGCTAATGACAACAATACCGTCTACACCTTCAAACTACGTCAATCACAATGGTCGAATGGTGACCCTCTGACAGCAGAGGATTTTGTCTACAGTTGGAAACGCTTAATCGATCCAGAAACTGCTTCCCCTTATGCGTGGTTTGCAGCCATTCCTGGCATCAAAAACTCTAACAAAATCATGAAAGGAGAAGCATCAGCTGAGTCATTAGGCGTTCGTGCTATTGACGACCATACCTTTGAAGTAACGCTTGAGAAGCCAGTTCCTTTTTTCATCAAACTGCTTAGCCACCCTGTGCTAGCGCCTGTTCACCAAGCGACCATCGAAAAACATGGCAACGCATGGACGCAACCACAAAACATCGTCACCAATGGCGCCTTCACCGTTTCAAACTGGAAAGTGAATGAAAAGATGGTGATGGTCAAAAATGACAAGTATTGGGATGCGGACAACGTTGTCTTAGAGAAAGTGACTTGGCTACCGATTGGCGATGCAAACGTCGCTCTTAACCGATACCTAGCAGGCGAAATTGACCAAGCGCTTTCTATCCCTTCCGCGCAAAAGAACAAATTGCTTAAGAAGTTCCCAGAGCAAGTGGCTGACACCAGTGCCTCGCTTGGCTCAACCTTCTATTACCTAAATACGGAAAAAGGGCCAACCCAAGACCTTCGTGTACGTCAGGCACTTTCTTACTCGATCGACCGTAACATCATCACTAAGGCAATTGCCAAAAATGGCGGCATTCCAATGTTCACTCTAGTGCCACCGCAAACCGATGGCTTTAAGACTCACACACCAGAGTTCGCGACTTGGGAGCAAGCTAAACGCAACCAACAAGCACAAGCGCTACTCACAGAAGCTGGTTACAACGCATCGAACCCTCTTAAGCTGACGTTTACTGTTCCGACGTTTTCAAAAGACGTGAAAATGGCAACGGCTATGGCTGGTATGTGGAAAAGCGTGCTAGGTGCACAGATCGAAATCAAACAGCTTGAGCCTAAAGTATTCTATGCATTGAAAGATCCGGGCAACATCAGCCGTGGCGGTTGGACTGCTGATTACAATGAAGCATCAACTTGGTTAGACATCTTCGTTTCAACAGGCGAATACAACGACTCCAAGTATGACAACCCTG
Proteins encoded in this window:
- a CDS encoding glycoside hydrolase family 19 protein, coding for MENKNLSLNKLTLTLIATGLISTGAYALPNTAPSSKTVPNVESIAVYNHSLSNERIFAKQAAQREIYSGWDQLPVFDVNKTYEHADSSVKFTDGQRWGVFKNKWWVKGESPSFTDGNGAWELVSETDILGHYLPESVTVNNWLSSSAYNAGDQVKHSINGEELYFEAKYWTQGSEPALTVSNGGTVQDWETPWTQIDGVSDDVTPPVTPDPDPEPPETTDPETPVTPDPEPELPIIPEPEPEPEPEPEPEIPVTPDPELPGEFWNSTTAYVAGDRVSYTIDGSTLLFEARYWTKGDKPVLTVSSGGTLQDWETPWQVVDGVVPEPEPEVPVTPEPELPVTPDPEPEVPVTPDPETPVIDPPTDLPADGYEFLSELTNEHWDWFFPMRSGRYNMGGGARNQPPFALADGSKDTFNLDAFKRAVLEYNTWAESKGYKQFLNEGTKSQQALEFTSFWAKSSRETSGSWDNAPAPWIVNDKDAGIVWKGALYWVEEVGYSTNPDGTSPAINYVDAGSTAYPPAEGRSYYGRGIIQLSWNYNYGAFSYWLYDNGMMRDLITERDTLLKRPDYVANQGDLSILSGIWFWMTPQGAKPSSHDVMMGNITHVSSSSQELGLPQRNDGGSIVTAEGESYDEAVISYRLGTVTNIVNGGLECNKAASYHTGPTQRASYYNAYAKYMNASINGIQVPTVQDSTNVWSVKVNDQSPDNLKTSTCYAQKSYYGW
- the ribA gene encoding GTP cyclohydrolase II, with the translated sequence MDSNIQFYEPEDAYGFLSNFFHSPINIDGQTWPTSEHYYQAQKFVDPEIYGQIQHSKTPDRAFELSREFKQKERTDWLDIRLDVMRFIVTEKFSQNPLLAFKLIETGEATLTEHSHKDAFWGDGEDGQGNNHLGKILMSVRQRLQNSTPYNLIQFVDKAKLPTKWGTFEMHGFIERETGKEHLALVYGDISSVEAPLIRLHSECLTGDALFSTRCDCGFQLDRALQNITDEGAGVLLYLRQEGRGIGLINKIRAYHLQDKGADTVEANEQLGFAADMRDYRFCRGMLSYLGIDTVRLMTNNPRKVKALEQAEIVIQERVPLQEGINTNNQFYLETKAAKLGHLFDRQFIKQ
- a CDS encoding GntR family transcriptional regulator, giving the protein MSQPVFKTRTQLVEEAIRTKILKGELKTGQPLRQDALAKEFNVSRIPVREALMQLEAQGLVSFEAHKGATVTELSPDKIDELFELRAVVECHILERAIQKMTDEDLAKANAIRERFDDVVSRGDEVEEWSNYNYELHKALYAPADMPETMDVIYNLNTKCDRYIRMQLLFTEGTVKADKEHQALLEMCQNRDIEGAKYMLKKHILEAGAAIRDLLLERHNDPS
- a CDS encoding peptide ABC transporter substrate-binding protein; protein product: MKAKKLIALSAIAAAFMAGNTIAKPYPAGTQLADKQEIVLNNGAEVTSIDPAKQAAEPAFNLGRDLFEGLTIQDKQGKTIPGIAESWQANDNNTVYTFKLRQSQWSNGDPLTAEDFVYSWKRLIDPETASPYAWFAAIPGIKNSNKIMKGEASAESLGVRAIDDHTFEVTLEKPVPFFIKLLSHPVLAPVHQATIEKHGNAWTQPQNIVTNGAFTVSNWKVNEKMVMVKNDKYWDADNVVLEKVTWLPIGDANVALNRYLAGEIDQALSIPSAQKNKLLKKFPEQVADTSASLGSTFYYLNTEKGPTQDLRVRQALSYSIDRNIITKAIAKNGGIPMFTLVPPQTDGFKTHTPEFATWEQAKRNQQAQALLTEAGYNASNPLKLTFTVPTFSKDVKMATAMAGMWKSVLGAQIEIKQLEPKVFYALKDPGNISRGGWTADYNEASTWLDIFVSTGEYNDSKYDNPEYDRLMAESKSLSDPSAEYIAAEKLLIEDMAIIPMYRNGNDQYLIKAHVGGYERTNPESSYYRKNVYVMAR